A window from Enterocloster bolteae encodes these proteins:
- a CDS encoding glycosyltransferase family 4 protein, with translation MDYNTLVKQLADKELTYILEHGFAHAGFNGPYYNQDTPVRNSAHWIVTYSYLYEKTGKQEYYDAAKILSEYLLRKENYGTSGSIRCRTDARYDHTNGLIGQAWVIEGLVESARLFKDLSYYEKAVQLFKIQEYNSNNNLWEVTDCNGEKDYDLTFNHQLWFAASGAMILEFETENKINKSVFIDNQIQDFLSAAEKKYFKVKKDGCIVHVVDYQKSPDEVEHSKKLQNARKMASITENPVKVIKKKITDKLSKFSLTEGLEEGYHIFDLYGFALLKKLYGNHSIYKSDNFKAAVHYALDTNQLLKLRNSCGGEKFNKFAFGYNSPAFEYPFVAYMFNGTINQFLVDKLFQFQLDATYKEDRLSQNCVDPNTLEARIYELVRYLQLNELHFTRRKKQKVCFLTNNIAEMGGRQRVNALLASEMSKTDDLDVSIVFTSNYKTAMKRFYYLNNNVRVLWSQKLSPSKRDSLYKIARYINKKIIRFRNTSFLQFVYFPPYEVRNYNQFFSDNKFDVVVGVGTRAGAMLSLLNDKSKKVVWLHNSYDVYFLKKDYFQWHQDGLYKKLLSKPDAMVVLTDGDINRYKRYIECDPIRIYNPLTLVCKDEAKLENNELVFVGRLDYDIKGLDLLADIFSIVKMKISEARLTIVGDGNGRKRLEETLAKLNLQHSVNFVGQRDNVMQYYQQGSVVLLTSRKEGFGLVTTEAMECGLPVVSFKTEGPSEIINDGRNGFLIDNYDVNAFAEKVILICKNKELRSVMGRKAKERAKDFSIDKIVNEWRELFVRI, from the coding sequence ATGGATTACAATACCCTTGTAAAACAATTGGCAGATAAAGAACTGACCTATATATTAGAGCACGGATTCGCACATGCCGGTTTTAATGGTCCTTATTATAATCAGGATACACCGGTAAGAAATTCTGCTCACTGGATTGTAACATATAGTTATCTCTATGAGAAAACAGGAAAGCAAGAATACTATGATGCGGCAAAAATTCTGAGTGAATACCTGTTAAGAAAAGAAAATTATGGGACAAGCGGAAGCATTCGATGTAGAACAGATGCAAGATACGACCACACGAATGGACTAATTGGACAGGCGTGGGTTATTGAAGGGCTAGTGGAATCTGCTAGATTGTTTAAAGACCTTTCTTACTATGAAAAAGCTGTACAATTGTTTAAGATTCAAGAGTACAACTCTAATAACAACTTGTGGGAAGTAACCGATTGTAATGGTGAAAAGGACTATGATCTAACCTTTAATCACCAGCTTTGGTTTGCAGCATCAGGGGCGATGATATTAGAATTTGAAACGGAAAACAAGATAAATAAATCCGTATTCATCGACAATCAAATCCAAGACTTTTTGTCTGCGGCGGAAAAAAAATACTTTAAGGTAAAAAAAGACGGCTGTATTGTTCATGTAGTAGACTATCAAAAAAGTCCAGATGAGGTTGAACATAGTAAAAAATTACAGAATGCGCGGAAAATGGCCAGTATCACAGAAAATCCGGTAAAGGTCATTAAGAAAAAGATAACCGATAAGCTATCGAAATTTTCGCTTACCGAAGGATTAGAAGAAGGATATCATATTTTTGATCTGTATGGATTCGCCTTATTAAAGAAATTGTATGGAAATCATTCGATTTATAAATCTGATAATTTTAAAGCAGCAGTACATTACGCGCTGGACACGAACCAATTATTGAAATTACGAAATAGTTGTGGCGGCGAAAAATTCAATAAGTTTGCTTTCGGTTATAACTCGCCAGCATTTGAGTATCCTTTTGTTGCATACATGTTTAATGGAACAATTAATCAATTTTTAGTAGATAAATTATTTCAATTTCAGCTAGATGCAACATACAAAGAAGACAGATTATCTCAAAATTGTGTCGATCCCAATACGTTAGAAGCACGAATATATGAACTTGTACGCTATCTTCAACTCAATGAACTACATTTCACAAGAAGAAAAAAACAAAAGGTTTGTTTTCTAACAAATAACATTGCAGAAATGGGTGGAAGACAGAGGGTCAATGCCTTACTTGCAAGTGAAATGTCCAAAACTGATGATTTGGATGTTTCAATCGTTTTTACTTCGAATTATAAAACTGCAATGAAACGGTTTTATTACCTGAATAATAATGTGAGGGTGTTATGGAGTCAGAAATTGAGCCCAAGCAAGCGAGATTCCTTATATAAGATTGCTAGGTATATTAACAAGAAAATAATCCGATTTAGAAACACTAGCTTTTTACAGTTTGTGTATTTTCCTCCATATGAAGTAAGAAATTACAATCAATTTTTTTCTGATAATAAGTTTGACGTAGTCGTTGGTGTCGGTACCAGAGCGGGTGCGATGCTTTCGTTACTCAACGATAAAAGTAAGAAAGTTGTTTGGTTACATAATTCTTATGATGTATATTTCTTAAAGAAAGATTACTTTCAATGGCATCAGGACGGTTTATATAAGAAGTTATTGAGTAAGCCTGATGCGATGGTAGTTTTAACAGATGGAGACATTAATAGGTATAAGAGATACATAGAATGTGATCCAATTAGAATATATAATCCTCTCACTCTTGTCTGTAAGGATGAAGCAAAGCTGGAAAATAATGAGTTGGTCTTTGTCGGAAGACTTGATTATGATATAAAAGGGCTTGATTTATTAGCAGATATTTTTTCGATTGTAAAAATGAAAATATCTGAAGCTCGATTGACGATTGTAGGAGATGGAAATGGAAGAAAGCGGCTGGAAGAAACTTTAGCAAAGTTAAATCTGCAACATAGTGTAAATTTTGTTGGTCAAAGAGATAATGTTATGCAATATTATCAGCAAGGTTCAGTTGTGCTTTTGACATCTAGAAAAGAGGGATTTGGTCTTGTGACCACAGAGGCAATGGAGTGTGGCTTACCGGTTGTGTCTTTCAAGACGGAAGGTCCATCGGAAATTATAAATGACGGGAGAAATGGGTTTCTTATTGATAATTATGATGTTAATGCATTTGCGGAAAAGGTTATCTTGATATGCAAAAATAAAGAGTTAAGAAGTGTAATGGGTAGAAAGGCAAAGGAACGAGCGAAAGATTTTTCAATTGATAAGATTGTTAATGAATGGAGAGAATTGTTTGTTCGGATCTAA
- a CDS encoding glycosyltransferase family 2 protein, whose protein sequence is MSENKEPLVTTVITTYKRKPEIVKRALDSIVGQTYDNIEIFVVNDCPTDKKLIEDLKNMIASSSGDRTVHYIVVEKNGGACRARNIALEKAKGKYFACLDDDDEWLPKKIELQVRALEEHPDAVIAYCNAVIRYADIGKETVRFTKKQNEGNLYYELIGKNNIGSCSFPMFRVDAIKRAGGFDANMLALQDWDLYLRILKENKAVYVHEPVAVYYFYAGQRISAHPENRIIAYERLHQKLGKDLENNRKSAAAFYLMGTYFYSLAGNVKTAMHYYILGVKNDPCNFKRNIKDFFRMTGRKFVKTKNV, encoded by the coding sequence ATGAGCGAAAATAAAGAGCCGTTGGTAACAACAGTTATTACTACATATAAACGAAAGCCGGAAATTGTAAAAAGAGCATTAGATAGTATTGTCGGACAGACATATGACAATATCGAGATATTTGTGGTTAATGATTGTCCGACTGATAAAAAACTGATTGAAGATTTGAAAAATATGATTGCTTCGTCTTCGGGAGATAGAACGGTCCATTATATTGTTGTTGAGAAAAACGGTGGCGCTTGTAGAGCGAGAAATATAGCTCTGGAAAAAGCAAAAGGAAAGTATTTTGCTTGCCTAGACGATGATGATGAATGGCTGCCAAAGAAAATAGAGCTTCAAGTGAGAGCGCTAGAAGAGCATCCAGATGCTGTAATAGCGTACTGTAATGCTGTAATTAGGTATGCAGATATAGGTAAGGAAACAGTGCGGTTTACAAAAAAACAAAATGAAGGAAATTTATATTATGAATTGATTGGAAAAAATAATATCGGCTCATGCTCATTCCCAATGTTCCGTGTAGATGCTATAAAGAGAGCAGGTGGCTTTGATGCAAATATGCTAGCATTACAGGATTGGGATTTGTACCTTCGGATTTTGAAAGAGAACAAGGCTGTGTATGTACATGAACCTGTAGCGGTTTACTATTTTTATGCAGGTCAAAGAATTTCTGCTCATCCAGAAAATAGAATTATTGCTTACGAACGGTTACATCAGAAATTAGGTAAAGATCTTGAAAATAACCGTAAATCAGCAGCTGCTTTTTATTTGATGGGGACATATTTTTACAGCTTAGCGGGCAATGTAAAGACGGCAATGCATTATTACATCCTTGGAGTTAAAAATGATCCCTGCAATTTTAAGAGAAATATTAAAGATTTCTTTAGAATGACAGGCAGAAAATTTGTAAAGACAAAGAATGTATAG
- a CDS encoding DUF1919 domain-containing protein, producing MLSIEGIRLKIRNKVYIPLTCRSRGKKLNNTDFTIISNNCWGGTVYEAYNLPKESPTVGMFFMAEDYITFLSDLKGYINGTLEFIKPEESRWKDAPQVSGDRRFGSYPVGLLSNGKSYIEIFFLHYHSEKEAKDKWERRCKRINWDRLLVKFNDQNGCAVKNIYDFMDLPFKHKLFFTCKKWPGISGGGGTIIRQFPKHDSIMASYEPFGKSKYIDITKLLNSL from the coding sequence ATGCTATCTATAGAGGGAATTCGGTTAAAAATCAGAAACAAAGTTTATATTCCGCTTACCTGTAGATCGCGGGGCAAGAAGTTAAATAATACGGATTTCACTATTATTTCCAACAACTGTTGGGGTGGCACTGTATATGAAGCATATAACCTGCCCAAAGAATCGCCTACAGTAGGTATGTTCTTTATGGCAGAGGATTACATAACATTTTTGTCGGATTTAAAAGGGTATATAAATGGAACACTTGAATTCATTAAGCCGGAAGAATCACGATGGAAAGACGCACCCCAAGTATCAGGAGATAGGCGTTTTGGTTCATATCCTGTCGGATTACTTTCAAATGGTAAAAGTTATATAGAGATCTTTTTCCTGCATTATCATAGCGAAAAAGAAGCTAAAGATAAATGGGAACGAAGGTGTAAGAGAATCAATTGGGATAGATTGTTGGTTAAATTTAATGACCAAAATGGGTGTGCTGTAAAAAATATATATGATTTTATGGATCTTCCGTTTAAGCACAAATTGTTCTTCACGTGTAAGAAATGGCCTGGAATTAGTGGGGGGGGGGGGACTATTATACGACAGTTCCCAAAACATGATTCTATAATGGCTTCTTATGAGCCTTTTGGAAAGAGTAAGTATATAGATATAACGAAATTGCTGAATTCCTTGTAA
- a CDS encoding glycosyltransferase family 1 protein — MKKIKILIVTTTGLGKKEGISTIILDYFSRFDKDKFDIDIIASGSYNYDLVVEFQNAGINIRCLPSRKASVRKYIIAFYKLFKLQHYDALYIHGSSAIMSIELGIAKLAGCKVRIAHSHNTTCDHKKADKILRPLFYILYTDAFACGKEAGKWLFGSRPYQLIKNGRDIKGYKFDELKRAALRRQLKVHNEDLLIGHVGNFNRQKNQEYLINVFAELLQLKPNSWLYLMGDGKNKQKCMELADKLKISNRVIFTGSITNVSDMLQAMDVMVLPSIHEGLPLVVVEWQMAGLPCLVSDTVTNECVFTDLVYFMSLEEYLKWANRIITLGKTDRLTNSKIAIDSAIEAGFDIELDASRLQEYFIERCDRG; from the coding sequence GTGAAGAAAATAAAAATACTTATAGTTACAACTACAGGATTAGGGAAAAAAGAGGGAATATCTACAATCATCTTAGATTATTTCTCCCGCTTTGATAAAGATAAATTTGATATTGATATTATTGCATCAGGCTCATATAACTATGATCTGGTGGTTGAATTTCAAAACGCTGGTATAAATATACGTTGCCTTCCATCCAGAAAAGCAAGCGTGAGAAAATATATCATCGCGTTTTATAAACTTTTTAAACTACAACATTATGATGCTCTTTATATTCATGGAAGTAGTGCAATTATGTCAATAGAACTTGGAATAGCAAAACTTGCAGGTTGTAAGGTAAGAATTGCTCATTCTCATAATACAACCTGTGACCATAAAAAAGCCGATAAAATATTGCGACCTTTATTTTATATTTTATATACAGATGCATTTGCATGTGGGAAGGAAGCAGGAAAATGGCTTTTTGGCTCTCGTCCATATCAATTAATAAAGAATGGGCGTGATATAAAAGGATATAAATTTGATGAGCTTAAAAGAGCGGCGCTCCGCAGACAATTAAAAGTTCATAATGAAGACTTGCTGATAGGTCATGTTGGGAATTTTAATCGACAGAAAAATCAGGAATATCTGATTAATGTATTTGCTGAATTACTTCAATTAAAACCTAATTCCTGGCTTTATCTTATGGGGGATGGGAAGAATAAACAAAAGTGTATGGAACTTGCAGATAAATTGAAAATATCAAATAGAGTCATTTTTACCGGTTCCATTACTAATGTGTCAGATATGCTCCAGGCAATGGATGTAATGGTACTTCCTTCAATCCATGAAGGTCTCCCCTTAGTGGTGGTAGAATGGCAAATGGCAGGATTACCTTGTTTAGTGTCGGATACCGTAACTAATGAATGTGTATTCACGGATCTAGTTTATTTCATGTCACTAGAAGAATATTTGAAGTGGGCAAATAGAATTATTACTTTGGGAAAAACAGATCGATTAACAAATTCAAAAATTGCAATTGATAGTGCAATAGAAGCTGGTTTTGATATAGAATTAGATGCTTCACGTCTTCAGGAGTATTTTATAGAGCGCTGTGATAGGGGATGA
- a CDS encoding ATP-grasp fold amidoligase family protein codes for MCRKNNRGWGGGIIPTLGIWERFEDINFEALPNQFVLKCTHDSEGLVIVKNKNLLDKKAAKVKIENCLKQNFYCIGREWPYKNVKPRIIAEKYMEDAETGELRDYKFFCFNGEPKAMFIASDRNSGHVKFDYYDMEFNHLDITQKYPNAEIPNKKPNCFNEMIVLAEKLSFGIPHVRVDLYEVNGNIYFGEMTFFHFSGFIPFRPNNWDKVFGDWLILPAKKVKRQL; via the coding sequence ATATGTAGAAAAAATAATCGGGGATGGGGGGGGGGTATCATACCAACTCTTGGAATCTGGGAGCGCTTTGAAGATATAAATTTTGAGGCATTACCTAATCAATTTGTTCTGAAGTGTACGCATGACTCGGAGGGATTAGTGATTGTAAAGAACAAAAACCTTTTAGATAAAAAGGCTGCAAAAGTAAAGATTGAAAATTGCTTAAAACAGAATTTTTATTGCATAGGACGCGAGTGGCCTTACAAAAATGTTAAGCCTAGAATTATCGCTGAAAAGTATATGGAGGACGCTGAAACTGGAGAACTTCGAGATTATAAATTTTTCTGTTTTAATGGTGAGCCAAAGGCAATGTTTATCGCTTCAGATAGAAACTCTGGTCATGTAAAATTTGATTATTATGATATGGAATTTAATCATCTTGACATAACACAGAAATACCCAAATGCAGAGATTCCTAATAAAAAACCGAATTGTTTTAATGAAATGATAGTCCTGGCAGAAAAGCTATCGTTTGGAATCCCGCATGTCCGGGTTGATTTATACGAAGTAAATGGAAACATATATTTTGGTGAAATGACATTTTTTCATTTTAGCGGTTTTATACCATTTAGACCAAATAATTGGGACAAGGTATTTGGGGACTGGCTGATTCTTCCTGCTAAAAAAGTCAAACGCCAACTGTAA